In Coccidioides posadasii str. Silveira chromosome 4, complete sequence, one genomic interval encodes:
- a CDS encoding uncharacterized protein (EggNog:ENOG410PSP8~COG:S~BUSCO:17088at33183), with amino-acid sequence MPYLTTSQDFLKQSSLLLEAYPHTTRITTKYSYPKPSHKSKPTTATATTSTTSSSQPVSKPATLTLKTYNPYNGICLKYRTTKAAEVSRLIAGLGRLASGAPIADPASSTPSAPPAQQGQSHAVSGVSGGDADMLDVSVVAGGVAGTGNVTSSATKGNGGGGGKKKKGGKGKR; translated from the exons ATGCCCTACCTCACCACCTCCCAAGACTTCCTCAAACAATCCTCCCTCCTCCTCGAAGCATACCCGCACACC ACCCGGATAACAACAAAATACTCCTACCCCAAGCCGTCCCACAAATCCAAACCCACTACAGCCACAGCGACAACCTCAACGACCTCTTCCTCACAGCCCGTTTCCAAGCCAGCTACCCTAACTCTAAAAACATACAACCCCTATAATGGCATATGTCTAAAATACCGCACCACCAAAGCCGCGGAAGTTAGCCGTCTCATCGCCGGACTCGGACGTCTCGCGTCCGGCGCGCCCATAGCGGACCCTGCTAGCTCCACCCCTTCCGCACCACCAGCCCAACAGGGCCAGTCGCATGCTGTATCGGGCGTGTCGGGCGGAGATGCCGACATGCTTGATGTTTCTGTTGTGGCTGGTGGTGTAGCGGGAACTGGAAATGTTACGTCGAGCGCTACGAAAGGAAATGGAGGGGGCGGcgggaagaaaaagaaaggcggCAAGGGAAAAAGATAA